A single genomic interval of Granulicella tundricola MP5ACTX9 harbors:
- a CDS encoding Nramp family divalent metal transporter: protein MNESSTASTPRRHEMWKFFGPAFVASVAYIDPGNFATNIQGGTQFGYRLLWVLLWSNAMAILVQYLSAKLGIVTGLTLPQNCRKYFSRPTTICLWAAAEIAAIATDLAEFLGAAIGLDLLFGPLLYAHGFSPQATLLIAALVTTVAVFGILALELAGHLWLERGIIGLVAVIGLCYGFEVVLVHPDWHRAFLATILPSLDRSSPKALHDSIYAAVAMLGATVMPHVVYLHSALVQPRLKQLTGSDVPSNLRVQAQTGEASRSRETREILSRFLHFELIDVFFAMNGAWLINSAMILMAAVAFAHTGNLQPTIQDAYRTLGPLFGRSAAIIFAVALLCSGLSSSTVGVMAGQVIIEGFLDIKFPILLRRLVTIIPALLVIGIGLDPLKILVLSQVVLSFALPFALIPLLLLTNRVSVMETFVSSTRTRIAGWIVVVIILALNGLLLSQIGL, encoded by the coding sequence ATGAATGAGTCTTCCACAGCTTCGACCCCGCGCCGCCACGAGATGTGGAAGTTCTTCGGCCCGGCCTTCGTCGCGTCGGTCGCTTACATCGACCCCGGAAACTTTGCCACCAACATACAGGGCGGCACTCAGTTCGGCTATCGCCTTCTCTGGGTGCTGCTGTGGTCGAACGCCATGGCCATCCTGGTCCAGTACCTCTCGGCCAAGCTCGGCATCGTAACCGGCCTCACGCTTCCCCAGAACTGCCGCAAATACTTCAGCAGGCCAACAACGATCTGCCTCTGGGCAGCGGCCGAGATAGCCGCTATCGCCACGGATCTGGCCGAGTTCCTGGGAGCCGCCATCGGCCTCGACCTCCTGTTTGGCCCCTTGCTGTACGCGCACGGCTTCAGCCCACAGGCCACGCTGCTCATCGCCGCCCTGGTGACCACCGTCGCCGTCTTCGGGATTCTCGCTCTTGAACTCGCCGGCCATCTCTGGCTGGAGCGCGGCATCATCGGACTGGTCGCCGTCATCGGCCTCTGCTACGGCTTTGAGGTGGTCCTGGTCCATCCGGACTGGCACCGCGCCTTCCTGGCTACGATCCTTCCGTCACTCGACCGATCCAGCCCCAAGGCACTGCACGATTCCATCTATGCCGCCGTCGCCATGCTCGGCGCAACCGTCATGCCGCACGTCGTCTATCTCCATTCGGCCTTGGTTCAGCCCCGCCTGAAGCAATTAACTGGCTCGGACGTTCCGTCGAACCTTCGGGTCCAGGCTCAGACCGGAGAAGCTTCCCGTAGCCGCGAAACCAGGGAGATTCTCAGCCGATTTCTGCACTTTGAGCTCATCGATGTCTTCTTTGCAATGAACGGAGCTTGGTTGATCAACTCCGCCATGATCCTGATGGCAGCCGTCGCCTTCGCCCACACGGGAAATCTGCAACCCACCATTCAGGACGCCTACCGAACGCTCGGACCGCTCTTCGGCCGGTCGGCGGCCATCATCTTTGCCGTCGCGCTGCTGTGTTCCGGTCTTTCGTCGTCAACCGTTGGCGTGATGGCCGGGCAGGTCATCATCGAAGGCTTCCTGGACATCAAGTTCCCAATCCTGCTTCGCCGTCTGGTCACGATCATCCCCGCCCTGCTGGTGATCGGCATCGGACTGGACCCTTTGAAGATCCTCGTCCTCTCGCAGGTTGTGCTCAGCTTTGCCCTGCCCTTTGCCCTCATTCCGCTGCTCCTGCTGACCAACCGTGTCTCCGTCATGGAGACCTTCGTCAGCTCGACGCGAACGCGTATCGCAGGGTGGATCGTGGTGGTGATTATCCTGGCGCTGAATGGGCTTCTGTTATCCCAGATTGGGCTCTAG
- a CDS encoding metal-dependent transcriptional regulator translates to MNKRVHSATHPPRRSKERIRESVDDYLKAIYTLGGEEQRQVGSSELAARLCVAPASITNMLQKLAAEADTMVVYERGYGVRLSGSGRRRALEIVRHHRLVETFLYEVLHYPIEELHDEAERLEHFISERFEERVAAKLGNPQTDPHGHCIPALDGTMPDFHGVTCRCGLPELQSQSSASF, encoded by the coding sequence ATGAACAAGCGCGTACATTCCGCAACGCATCCCCCTCGCCGGTCCAAAGAGAGGATCCGCGAGTCGGTGGACGATTATCTGAAGGCGATCTACACGCTGGGCGGAGAAGAGCAGCGGCAGGTGGGCAGCTCGGAACTGGCAGCGAGACTGTGTGTCGCACCTGCCTCCATCACCAATATGCTGCAGAAGCTGGCGGCCGAGGCGGACACGATGGTGGTATATGAACGCGGCTACGGGGTTCGGCTGTCTGGCTCCGGCCGACGGCGGGCGCTGGAGATCGTTCGCCATCATCGGCTGGTCGAGACTTTCCTGTATGAGGTGCTGCACTATCCGATCGAGGAGTTGCACGACGAGGCGGAGCGGCTGGAGCACTTTATCTCGGAGAGATTTGAGGAACGGGTCGCGGCCAAGCTTGGGAATCCGCAGACCGATCCACATGGCCACTGCATCCCGGCGCTCGACGGCACGATGCCGGATTTCCACGGCGTGACGTGCCGTTGCGGGCTTCCCGAACTCCAGTCACAGAGCAGTGCTAGCTTTTAG
- the purD gene encoding phosphoribosylamine--glycine ligase translates to MKILVFGGGGREHALIWALRKSSRVSEIVCAPGNGGIAAVARCVPAEMNNLASMLQVVEAEVPDLVIVGPEVPLAEGIVDALVDRGIRVFGPTKKAAQLETSKGFAKDFMQRWEIPTAAYAVCTTKEQVEQILAAEGSGFGASVVVKADGLAAGKGVVMCDSHGEAVSAAAEMFSGGLLGERAESVVIEETLTGPEISFFAICDGRKAVTLATAQDHKRIGEGDTGPNTGGMGAYSTDDLITSEMSAWLLEHVAQRVVDGMAKEGSPFSGVLFCGIMLTPDGPKVLEFNTRFGDPETEAMMLRLETELLDIIEAAVDGRIDQIAVRLRPGASACVIAASGGYPGKIVSGYAIHGLDLVRGEVHVFHAGTAKSEEEIVTAGGRVLGVSAAGNDLREALGRCYAALEVLQFEGMQFRRDIGWRALKDLSRS, encoded by the coding sequence ATGAAGATTCTGGTTTTTGGCGGTGGCGGAAGAGAGCACGCGCTCATCTGGGCGTTGCGGAAGAGCTCCCGCGTGAGCGAGATTGTGTGTGCTCCGGGGAATGGCGGGATTGCGGCTGTGGCGCGTTGCGTGCCTGCTGAGATGAACAACCTGGCTTCGATGCTGCAGGTTGTTGAGGCGGAGGTGCCGGATCTGGTGATCGTCGGACCGGAGGTACCGCTTGCGGAGGGCATCGTTGACGCGCTCGTGGACCGCGGCATCCGGGTCTTTGGTCCGACGAAGAAGGCCGCGCAACTGGAGACGAGCAAGGGTTTTGCCAAGGACTTCATGCAGCGCTGGGAGATTCCAACGGCAGCCTACGCGGTCTGCACCACGAAGGAGCAGGTCGAGCAGATTCTGGCGGCGGAAGGGTCAGGCTTTGGCGCGAGCGTCGTGGTTAAGGCCGATGGGCTGGCGGCTGGCAAGGGCGTTGTCATGTGCGACTCGCATGGCGAAGCGGTCAGCGCGGCAGCCGAGATGTTTTCGGGCGGCTTGCTGGGTGAGCGGGCCGAGAGCGTTGTGATCGAGGAGACGCTGACCGGCCCGGAGATCTCGTTCTTTGCCATCTGCGATGGCCGGAAGGCCGTAACCTTGGCCACGGCACAGGATCATAAGCGTATCGGCGAAGGCGACACGGGCCCGAATACGGGTGGCATGGGAGCTTACTCGACTGACGATCTAATTACGTCGGAGATGTCGGCGTGGCTGCTGGAGCATGTGGCGCAGCGGGTTGTCGACGGCATGGCAAAGGAGGGTTCGCCCTTCTCTGGCGTGCTGTTCTGCGGCATCATGTTGACGCCGGACGGGCCGAAGGTGCTGGAGTTCAACACGCGCTTTGGCGATCCGGAGACCGAGGCGATGATGCTGCGGCTGGAGACGGAGCTTCTGGACATCATCGAAGCTGCGGTGGATGGGCGGATCGACCAGATTGCCGTGCGGCTGAGGCCGGGAGCCTCTGCGTGCGTGATCGCGGCCAGCGGGGGGTACCCGGGCAAGATCGTTTCGGGCTACGCCATCCATGGGCTGGATCTGGTGAGGGGTGAGGTGCATGTCTTCCACGCGGGCACGGCGAAGAGCGAGGAAGAGATCGTTACAGCCGGAGGACGTGTTCTTGGGGTGTCGGCTGCGGGGAACGATCTCCGGGAGGCTCTGGGCCGTTGCTACGCCGCGCTGGAGGTTCTGCAGTTTGAAGGGATGCAGTTCCGCCGCGATATCGGCTGGCGGGCGTTGAAGGATCTGTCCCGCAGCTAG
- a CDS encoding IS5 family transposase: MKQQTFASQSIFEKYGRKSRRELFLDEMEVVVPWPELQALVEPHYPKAGNGRRPVGLAIMLRTYFMQQWFNLSDPGVEEAFYESFTLRRFAGVDLGVAPAPDETTVLRFRHLLEKHDLGGAMLDAVNLHLAARGIRIETGTIVDATIIHAPSSTKNEKKERDPAMRQTRKGKQWYFGLKAHIGVDAKEGHVHSVATSAANVSDVHMLPDLLHGEERKVWGDGGYQGQTKAIRQAAPKAQDMTCKRTRFKNYVDEAAKKKNTTKSKVRAKVEHVFRILKRVFGFDKVRYRGIAKNHHRLCANFALINLYLHRKHLAGTAA, encoded by the coding sequence ATGAAGCAGCAGACGTTTGCGTCCCAGTCGATCTTTGAGAAGTATGGGCGGAAGTCTCGGCGGGAGCTGTTTTTGGATGAGATGGAAGTGGTTGTTCCGTGGCCCGAGTTACAGGCTCTGGTCGAACCGCACTACCCGAAGGCCGGCAACGGCCGTCGTCCTGTCGGGCTTGCGATCATGCTTCGGACGTACTTTATGCAACAGTGGTTCAACTTGTCCGACCCCGGCGTCGAAGAGGCGTTTTATGAGTCCTTCACGCTGCGGCGGTTCGCTGGTGTTGACCTGGGCGTGGCTCCGGCACCGGATGAAACGACAGTGCTGCGCTTCCGCCACCTGCTCGAAAAGCATGACCTTGGCGGTGCCATGCTCGACGCGGTGAACCTGCATCTGGCGGCCAGGGGCATCCGCATCGAGACCGGCACGATCGTGGATGCGACCATTATTCATGCGCCTTCTTCGACCAAGAACGAGAAGAAAGAGCGTGATCCGGCGATGCGTCAGACTCGTAAGGGCAAGCAGTGGTACTTCGGACTGAAGGCGCACATCGGCGTTGATGCAAAAGAAGGTCACGTGCACTCAGTGGCAACGTCGGCGGCCAACGTCTCCGACGTACACATGCTGCCGGATCTGCTACATGGGGAGGAGCGCAAGGTGTGGGGCGACGGCGGCTATCAAGGCCAGACCAAGGCCATCCGGCAGGCCGCGCCCAAGGCCCAGGACATGACCTGCAAGCGAACCAGGTTCAAGAACTATGTCGATGAAGCGGCAAAGAAGAAGAATACGACGAAATCAAAAGTAAGAGCGAAAGTAGAACACGTCTTCCGTATCCTGAAGCGCGTCTTCGGCTTCGACAAGGTACGCTACAGAGGCATCGCCAAGAACCATCACCGGCTATGCGCCAACTTCGCCCTCATCAACCTCTACCTCCACCGCAAGCACCTGGCGGGAACCGCCGCCTAG
- a CDS encoding nucleotidyltransferase domain-containing protein, which yields MIAAQSLAAVMQNRLQTSSEEVRRLLQNCEEIIVFGSYAAGLSTSASDLDIFCIGNERKHLKSKAIDLLVLRKEDVRLPLWLGSELASHIKEFGVPLTGEHDWLKDVTQSLVAITKKENRINAYSRSLNKHWMALNGSSKKKYSLKVRRELQRLSILVAKHPVPPTKILDQLWSSPNTRVSEELRVFSIAKRLALSDTSFLEPELYDSIK from the coding sequence ATGATCGCTGCACAGAGTCTCGCTGCGGTTATGCAAAATCGCCTACAGACTTCTTCTGAAGAAGTCAGACGGCTTCTTCAGAATTGTGAAGAGATAATCGTTTTTGGTTCGTACGCTGCTGGGCTTTCCACTTCGGCGTCGGATCTTGACATATTTTGCATTGGCAACGAACGTAAACACCTTAAAAGTAAGGCCATCGATCTTTTGGTTTTGAGAAAAGAGGATGTTCGGCTGCCCTTGTGGCTAGGCAGCGAACTAGCTTCCCATATAAAAGAGTTTGGAGTCCCTCTCACCGGAGAACATGATTGGTTGAAAGATGTAACCCAATCTTTGGTTGCAATCACCAAGAAAGAAAATAGAATAAATGCTTATTCAAGATCTTTGAATAAGCATTGGATGGCTCTTAATGGATCTTCTAAGAAGAAATACAGCCTCAAGGTAAGGCGAGAATTGCAACGGTTATCGATATTGGTCGCGAAGCACCCTGTCCCACCAACGAAAATCCTAGATCAACTGTGGTCTTCTCCAAATACAAGAGTTAGTGAAGAATTAAGAGTTTTCTCAATCGCAAAAAGATTGGCATTAAGTGACACATCTTTCCTAGAACCGGAACTCTATGATTCCATTAAATAG
- a CDS encoding oxidative damage protection protein, protein MPHMVFCSKYKAELEGLDEPPFDSDFGQKIYKNVSKKAWGEWVERQKMLLNEYRLQPWTAEAQSFLVEQMNGFFFNEGEGGELPKEFVPPTH, encoded by the coding sequence ATGCCCCACATGGTTTTTTGCAGCAAATACAAAGCAGAGCTGGAAGGCCTGGACGAGCCACCCTTCGACTCAGACTTCGGTCAGAAGATCTACAAAAACGTCAGCAAAAAGGCATGGGGCGAGTGGGTCGAGCGCCAGAAGATGCTCCTCAACGAGTACCGCCTCCAGCCCTGGACCGCGGAAGCCCAGTCCTTCCTCGTCGAGCAGATGAACGGCTTCTTCTTCAACGAGGGCGAAGGCGGCGAGCTCCCCAAGGAATTCGTCCCTCCCACCCACTAA
- a CDS encoding ribonuclease R family protein encodes MPNSPYPQSDRDLIRFIERSPSHRAGYKQLIRELGLGGGRERRLLLEQLARITLRGDLVKIDDGQWALPRATPDKTERPGAPRPDSGTWDRGTRPHGRITRENLVAGKLDLHRDGFGFVRPNGSSKREDDLFIPPHELNGAMQGDEVLVDEAPPAVDGRRSGRIARILTRRNTTVVGIFHYARGRGSRGTTPDSYNTANFHYIVPLDERMTQPILIESAPDGQPTLPATPAESQHRVLGEEARRELSFDPSLPHFLEGLAVDVEVTSFPTESRPAQGRILEILGHPDAFGVDVEIVIRKHHLPYAFPANVLAEAAASADQTVDTLTPEDLSLRHDFRGLPIVTIDGETARDFDDAILVQPLPNGNWQLQVHIADVSHYVRPGTDLDLEARLRGTSVYFPDRSVPMLPPSLSSNMCSLRPDEDRLVLSCIAEIDNHGEVVDYQLCEGIIRSARRMTYTQVQSILDTSSTTPPPGAPRPDSGTWVSAYLSTDLSPAESEKHTRDLETRLQFLDLAPAFEQMYDLALKLNRKRHRRGSIDFDLPEPVIRFDPQGNMAAITRSERGWANRLIEEFMLTANECVAHWLEALGPSIYRIHELPDAKRILDFEEVAATYGQTLGFSSLPVKKLTMKSDRRSNRAASERHGGRTRQAQSHEIPESIPVTPLMYQKLTAKIAGTPEERILSYLMLRSLKQARYSEKNEGHFALASPSYTHFTSPIRRYPDLIVHRLIRAALHANANPNGQPIFSTDPQPWSSKRSSTKPGAPRLASETWVSTTLPPEELAAISLESSQSERRADDAERELMEWKKIKFMQDRVGEEFHATVLSCTKYGFYVELDDLFIEGMVPIQSLSESLPFGDPDRFFFRDTDRVIVASHSGRVFKLGQRVHVLLDRIDRPNRRLQFALVPSRTPQGESPRSLRKPKATPARRETFSSPTRTGKPSRTKTKSKTRLRDKKAKGKGKRH; translated from the coding sequence ATGCCGAACTCCCCGTACCCCCAATCCGACCGCGATCTTATCCGCTTCATCGAGCGCAGCCCCTCCCACCGCGCCGGCTACAAGCAGCTCATCCGCGAGCTCGGCCTCGGCGGCGGACGCGAGCGCCGGCTGCTGCTGGAGCAGCTCGCCCGCATCACCCTTCGCGGAGACCTCGTCAAGATCGACGACGGCCAGTGGGCCCTCCCCCGCGCCACGCCAGACAAAACAGAACGTCCGGGTGCCCCACGTCCCGATTCTGGGACGTGGGATAGGGGTACTCGTCCACACGGCCGCATCACCCGGGAAAACCTCGTAGCCGGCAAGCTGGACCTCCACCGCGACGGCTTCGGCTTCGTCCGCCCCAACGGCTCCTCCAAGCGCGAGGACGACCTCTTCATCCCGCCGCACGAGCTCAACGGAGCCATGCAAGGCGACGAAGTCCTCGTCGACGAAGCCCCCCCGGCCGTCGATGGTCGCCGCTCCGGCCGTATCGCCCGCATCCTCACCCGCCGCAACACCACCGTCGTCGGCATCTTCCACTATGCGCGCGGCCGCGGCAGCCGAGGCACCACCCCAGACTCCTACAACACCGCCAACTTCCACTACATCGTCCCGCTCGACGAGCGCATGACCCAGCCCATCCTCATCGAGTCCGCCCCAGACGGCCAACCCACCCTCCCCGCCACGCCCGCAGAGTCCCAGCACCGAGTCCTGGGCGAAGAGGCCAGGCGCGAACTCAGCTTCGACCCCTCGCTCCCCCACTTCCTCGAAGGCCTGGCCGTAGACGTCGAAGTCACCTCCTTCCCCACTGAATCCCGCCCCGCCCAGGGCCGCATCCTGGAGATCCTCGGCCACCCCGATGCCTTCGGCGTAGACGTCGAGATCGTCATCCGCAAGCACCATCTGCCCTACGCCTTCCCCGCCAACGTCCTCGCAGAGGCTGCCGCCAGCGCTGACCAAACCGTAGACACCCTCACCCCGGAAGACCTCTCCCTCCGCCACGACTTCCGCGGCCTGCCCATCGTCACCATCGACGGCGAAACCGCCCGCGACTTCGACGATGCCATCCTCGTCCAGCCCCTCCCCAACGGCAACTGGCAGCTCCAGGTCCACATCGCCGACGTCAGCCACTACGTCCGCCCCGGAACAGATTTGGATTTGGAGGCCCGGCTAAGAGGCACCAGCGTCTACTTCCCCGACCGCTCCGTCCCCATGCTCCCCCCGTCCCTCTCGTCGAACATGTGCTCCCTCCGCCCCGACGAGGACCGCCTCGTCCTCTCCTGCATCGCCGAGATCGATAACCACGGCGAGGTCGTCGATTACCAGCTCTGCGAAGGCATCATCCGCAGCGCCCGCCGCATGACCTACACCCAGGTCCAATCCATCCTCGACACCTCCTCCACCACACCCCCGCCGGGTGCCCCACGTCCCGACTCTGGGACGTGGGTTTCCGCGTACCTCTCCACAGACCTCTCCCCCGCCGAATCCGAAAAACACACCCGCGACCTGGAAACCCGCCTCCAATTCCTCGACCTCGCCCCCGCCTTCGAGCAGATGTACGACCTCGCCCTGAAGCTCAACCGCAAGCGCCACCGCCGCGGCTCCATCGACTTCGACCTCCCCGAGCCCGTCATCCGCTTCGACCCCCAGGGCAACATGGCCGCCATCACCCGGTCGGAACGCGGTTGGGCGAATCGCCTCATCGAAGAGTTCATGCTCACCGCCAACGAGTGCGTCGCGCATTGGCTCGAAGCCCTCGGCCCCAGCATCTACCGCATCCACGAGCTCCCCGACGCCAAGCGCATCCTCGACTTCGAAGAGGTTGCCGCAACCTACGGCCAGACCCTCGGCTTCTCGTCCTTACCCGTCAAAAAACTCACAATGAAGTCCGACCGCCGCTCCAACCGTGCCGCATCCGAACGCCACGGAGGCCGCACCCGCCAGGCCCAATCCCACGAGATCCCGGAATCCATCCCAGTCACCCCACTGATGTACCAGAAGCTGACCGCAAAGATCGCCGGCACCCCGGAAGAGCGCATCCTGTCGTACCTGATGCTCCGCTCCCTCAAGCAGGCCCGCTACAGCGAAAAGAACGAAGGCCACTTCGCCCTCGCCAGCCCCAGCTACACCCACTTCACCAGCCCCATCCGCCGCTACCCTGACCTCATCGTCCACCGCCTCATCCGCGCCGCCCTCCACGCCAACGCCAACCCCAACGGCCAACCCATCTTCTCCACCGACCCCCAACCCTGGTCCTCAAAGCGGAGCAGCACAAAACCGGGTGCCCCACGTCTCGCTTCTGAGACGTGGGTTTCCACCACCCTCCCCCCGGAAGAACTCGCCGCCATCTCCCTCGAATCCTCCCAATCAGAACGCCGAGCCGACGACGCAGAGCGCGAGCTCATGGAGTGGAAAAAAATAAAGTTCATGCAGGACCGCGTCGGCGAGGAGTTCCACGCCACCGTCCTCTCCTGCACCAAGTACGGCTTCTACGTTGAGCTCGACGACCTCTTCATCGAAGGCATGGTCCCCATCCAGAGCCTCTCGGAATCCCTCCCCTTCGGCGACCCCGACCGTTTCTTCTTCCGCGACACCGACCGCGTCATCGTCGCCTCCCACTCCGGCCGCGTCTTCAAGCTCGGCCAGCGCGTCCACGTCCTCCTTGACCGCATCGACCGCCCCAACCGCCGCCTCCAGTTCGCCCTGGTCCCTTCCCGCACCCCCCAGGGCGAGTCCCCCCGAAGCCTCCGCAAACCCAAAGCCACACCCGCCCGCAGGGAGACGTTTTCATCTCCAACCCGCACCGGCAAACCCAGCCGCACCAAAACCAAATCCAAAACCCGCCTCCGCGACAAAAAGGCCAAGGGCAAAGGCAAGCGCCACTAA
- a CDS encoding RES family NAD+ phosphorylase, giving the protein MLFWRISNYATLDGAGGLYVSGRWHTRGRPVVYCTWHPSTALLETLVHLEIDAEDRPANFQLLRIESPKGLSLERLEESGLPANWRADPTATQRQGDAWLASRRTLLLEVPSALLPETWNLIVNPLHPQAPELRITKIYNRPFDPRLI; this is encoded by the coding sequence ATGCTTTTCTGGCGCATCAGCAACTACGCCACGCTCGATGGTGCCGGCGGCCTCTATGTCTCCGGCCGGTGGCACACGCGCGGACGTCCGGTCGTCTACTGCACATGGCACCCGTCCACCGCGCTGCTTGAAACGCTTGTCCACCTGGAGATCGACGCGGAAGATCGTCCGGCCAACTTTCAACTCCTCCGCATCGAATCCCCTAAAGGCCTCTCGCTTGAACGTCTCGAAGAGTCAGGGCTCCCAGCCAACTGGCGTGCAGATCCCACCGCGACCCAGCGGCAGGGCGACGCATGGCTGGCCTCTCGACGCACTCTACTGCTCGAAGTTCCCAGCGCCCTCCTGCCTGAAACCTGGAACCTGATCGTCAACCCGCTACACCCACAAGCGCCGGAGCTTCGGATTACCAAGATTTACAACCGGCCTTTCGATCCGCGGCTCATCTAA
- the parS gene encoding type II RES/Xre toxin-antitoxin system antitoxin yields the protein MMTVQAIPQRQPAVFYRRLESKLGVSPLDSDRDIARFVEARLPLTSVDALSSHGITTEEIYDYILPRRTLVHRRTRHEALTHEESDRAVRLARIASLAEEVFGEDAKAARWLRKPKTRFEGRTPLELLRTEAGARLIEEMLLQLDFGFAA from the coding sequence ATGATGACCGTCCAAGCCATTCCGCAGCGCCAGCCCGCCGTCTTCTATCGCCGCCTGGAGTCCAAGCTGGGCGTCAGTCCGCTGGACTCAGATCGGGATATTGCCCGCTTCGTCGAGGCCCGCCTGCCCCTGACCTCGGTCGACGCACTCTCCAGCCATGGCATCACCACGGAGGAGATTTACGACTACATCCTCCCACGCCGAACCCTCGTGCATCGCCGCACCCGCCATGAGGCCCTCACGCATGAGGAATCGGACCGGGCCGTCCGTCTGGCACGCATCGCTTCCCTGGCTGAGGAGGTCTTCGGAGAAGATGCAAAGGCCGCACGCTGGCTTCGTAAGCCCAAAACCCGCTTTGAAGGAAGAACACCCCTGGAGCTCCTGCGTACCGAGGCCGGCGCACGCCTGATCGAAGAGATGCTGCTCCAACTCGATTTTGGCTTCGCCGCCTAG
- a CDS encoding acyltransferase family protein produces the protein MAETTRAETTRAATPRFDTIDLLRGLSILAVVLLHTWLRFWLNDIKVQPPVPPWLAHLLFHNGDYGVTVFFCISGFLITFTSLKRFGSLAQMKAAIFYRIRFARIAPLLMLLLAILSVFAVLHVPGFEINHKKASLLGAVFSALTFHLNWYEAVHGYLPACWDVLWSLSVEEMFYLFFPLACLLLLRWKHGMCVFIAMLTCFVVIGPFARAIWSAYNPIWQEKTYLGGTDAIALGCLTALLTNHLLGRRKVGDKTLLAIQTFGALLILFIALAPRWHWLHPAMRFLGRSALDNDVLMLGTCLVMLCSVLLGTGGSLFTAPIRWFGRHSYEVYLTHEFLVIGGVSLYLHYKKGPITLWYLGILLLTVPLGWLVSHFFFEPLNRKLRGARPPA, from the coding sequence ATGGCTGAAACCACCCGCGCTGAAACCACCCGAGCCGCCACACCTCGCTTTGACACGATCGACCTGCTTCGCGGTCTTTCCATCCTCGCCGTCGTCCTACTCCACACCTGGCTGCGCTTCTGGCTCAATGACATCAAGGTCCAGCCGCCCGTCCCACCCTGGCTCGCCCACCTGCTCTTCCATAACGGCGACTATGGCGTCACCGTCTTCTTCTGCATCTCCGGCTTCCTCATCACGTTCACGTCGCTGAAGCGCTTCGGCTCGCTCGCGCAGATGAAAGCCGCCATCTTTTACCGCATCCGCTTCGCCCGCATTGCGCCCTTGCTGATGCTGCTCCTTGCCATTCTCAGCGTCTTCGCCGTCCTGCACGTCCCTGGGTTTGAGATCAATCACAAGAAGGCCTCACTCCTCGGAGCAGTCTTCTCCGCGCTGACCTTCCACCTCAACTGGTACGAGGCCGTCCACGGCTATCTGCCCGCCTGCTGGGACGTCCTCTGGTCGCTCTCCGTGGAGGAGATGTTCTATCTCTTCTTTCCGCTGGCCTGCCTGCTGCTGCTCCGCTGGAAGCACGGCATGTGCGTCTTTATCGCGATGCTGACCTGTTTCGTCGTGATCGGCCCGTTCGCCCGCGCAATCTGGAGCGCCTACAACCCCATCTGGCAGGAGAAGACCTATCTCGGCGGCACAGACGCGATAGCCCTCGGCTGCCTGACTGCTCTGCTCACAAACCACCTGCTGGGCCGCCGCAAGGTGGGAGACAAAACGCTTCTGGCGATCCAGACCTTCGGCGCACTCCTCATCCTTTTCATCGCTCTTGCGCCGCGCTGGCATTGGCTCCACCCCGCCATGCGTTTTCTCGGCCGCAGTGCGCTGGATAACGACGTCCTCATGCTCGGCACCTGCCTGGTTATGCTGTGCAGCGTCCTGCTGGGCACCGGCGGCAGCCTCTTCACCGCACCCATCCGTTGGTTCGGCCGCCACAGCTATGAGGTTTACCTCACGCACGAGTTCCTCGTCATCGGGGGCGTCAGTCTTTACCTCCACTACAAAAAGGGCCCCATCACCCTCTGGTACCTCGGCATCCTGCTCCTGACCGTCCCGTTAGGCTGGCTGGTTTCACACTTCTTCTTCGAACCCCTGAACAGAAAACTCCGCGGAGCCCGCCCACCGGCCTAG